Genomic segment of Aliarcobacter trophiarum LMG 25534:
GGTTGGACTTGCTTTTGGAATAGCAGCAAGTGCAAATTTCCCAATACTCTTTTTATCAATTTATTGGTCAAAGTTAACAACAAGAGGTGCATTTATAGGTGGTTTTATGGGATTAATTACTGCTGTTATGCTAGTAATTTTAGGACCTAATGTTTGGGTACAAATTTTAGGAAATAAAGAAGCTATTTTCCCTTATGCTCATCCTGCACTATTCTCTGTTACTGTTGCGTTTATAGGAATATGGTTTTTCTCTATAACAGATAATTCTAAAAGAGCAAATGAAGATAGAGCAAAATTTAGAGCTCAAAATATAAGAGCAAATACAGGAATTGGGTCTGCTGGAGCAGTTTCACACTAATTTAATCAAAAAGAGTTTTTACTCTTTTTGATTTTGCAATACTTTTAAATAAAAAAGGGGAGATTACAAGGTATGCAAGAACAAAAGAAATTTATTTCAACAATTTATCCATTTAATAATTTGGTTTCATATGAACTAGATGATTTAACTAAATCTTTATCTACAGTATATTTTAAAGAGAATAGTTTAGTACAAGCTCAAGAGAGTAATCCAGAATTTTTATACTTTGTTTTTGATGGTCTTATTCAAGAGATAAATGATGATGAAGTTTTAAATGTTTACTCAAAAGGTGAAATATTTGACTCTATTTCACTTATAAAAAATTTTAGCAAAAATAGTTTTGTTGCTATAAAAGATAGTATTTGCTACTCTATAAGAAGAGATGATTTCATGCAGATATTAAGCTCAAACTCTATACTAGAAAACTATTTTTTCCAATCAATCTCAGAAAAATTAAACAACAATGTTTTAGATGAAAAAAATAGAGATTTAGCAAATATTATGATTGCAAAAGTAAAAGATGCAAAAATTCATAAAGCTGTAATTACTGATACAAAAAAGACAATTTTTGAGGCTGCAACAATAATAAAAAAAGAAAAAATTCCTACACTTTTACTAAAAGATGAAAATAAAGAGATGTATATTGTTACAGACTCTGATTTTAGACAAAAAGTTATATTAAATCGTATGGATTTTGATGATTTAGTTGTAAAAATTGCAAGTAAAGGTTTAATCTATATAAATGAAGATGATTTCTTATTTAATGCTCAACTTCAAATGGCAAAATATGGCTTAAAGAGAGTTGTTGTTGTAAATGACCAAGATAAAATAGTTGGCATTCTTGACCAAATCTCTCTATCTTCATTTTTTGCAACAAACACTTTTGCTGTATCAAACCAAATTATTAATGCCCAAACTTTAGAGGAGTTAAAAGAGGCTTCACTATCATTTATTAAAATCATCAAATCATTGAATGCAAAAGGTGTAAAAATAGAGTTTGTATCAAAATTAATAAATCAATTAAATAAGAAATTATTGGACAAACTCTATAAATTAATGGCTCCTAAAGAGCTTATTGATAAATCTTGTTTAGTTGTAATGGGAAGTGAAGGAAGAGCCGAGCAAATATTAAGAACTGATCAAGATAATGCTTTGATTATTTCTGATGATTGTACTATTAAAGAAGAAGAGTTAAGAGAGTTTACTCATAACTTTACTGAAATACTAGTTGATTTTGGATTCCCTAGATGCGAAGGAAATATTATGGTTTCAAATCCTTATTGGTGCAGAAACATGAGTAGCTTTAAGGAGCTTATTTATAAATGGGTAAATGAACCTAGTGGTGATAACTTTATGAATATTGCAATATTTTATGATGCTCTTTGTGTATCTGGTAATATTGAGATGATTAGAGAACTTAAAAGTTATCTATTTAAAATCTCTTCAAATTCTCAAAGTTTTTATACAAATTTTGCAAAGGTGATAAATAGTTTTGATGTTCCTCTAGGATTTTTTGATGGCTTTGTATTTAATAGCAAGGAAGAGAAAAATAAAAATGAGTTAGATATAAAAAGAGGTGGAATTTTTATCATTGTGCAAGGAGTTAGATCATTAAGTATTCAAAACAAAATTTTAAATACTAATACAGTAAAACGTATAAATGCTCTAAAAGAAAAAAATATATTTGATGATGAGAGTGCAAAAGAGTTAATAATGGCTTTTAATTTTTTGACAAATTTAAAATTAAAATCTAGCCTTGATAAACTTGATAAAGGCGAAAAAATAGATAATTATGTGAATCCAAATAATCTTTCAACTATGGAGAAAGATTTGCTAAAAGATTCATTTAAAATAGTAAATAGATTAAAAAAGAAGTTGGAAAATCATTTTAAACTATATTATGTCTAAAATATTAAGTTTTAATAAGATATTATTTCAAAAAATTAAATTAAATTTTTAAACTTTATTTAAGTTTAAACCAAGATATTAGGAGTGTTAATGTTAATATTTGTGTTAAATGCTGGGTCTTCTTCACTAAAATATCAACTAATTGATATAAAATCTAAAGAGCTAAAAGCTAGTGGGTTAGTAGAGAGAATAGGAATAGATGGTATTTTAAAACATGAAATTGGTGAAAATAAAAAATTAACTTTTGAAACATCAATTCCAACACATAAAGAGGCTATTGAGTTAGTTTTAAGAATTCTTACAAATGACGAGACAAAGGTCATAAACAAAATAGAAGAGATAAAGGCTATTGGACATAGAGTTGTTCATGGTGGAGAGCATTTTAAAGAGTCTGTATTAGTTGATGATGATGTTATCAGAAAAATTGAAGAGCTTATTCCTCTAGCTCCACTGCATAACCCAGCAAATATTTTAGGAGTAAAAATTTGTAAAGAGTTAATGCCAAAAGTACCAAATGTTGTAACATTTGATACAGCATTTCACCAAACTATGCCTATAGAAAACTTCTTATATGCTGTACCTTATGCTGACTATACAGAACACCACTTAAGAAAATATGGATTTCATGGAACAAGTCACTACTATGTTTCAAACGAAGCTATAAAACTTTTGAATAAAAAAGATAGCAAAATCATAGTTTGCCATCTTGGAAATGGTTCATCTGTATGTGCCGTTAGAGATGGAAAATCTATTAGTACATCTATGGGATTAACACCTCTTGAAGGTTTAGTAATGGGTACAAGAAGCGGAGATATAGATGCTGGTGTTATTCCATATTTAATGGAGAAAAAAGGTTTAAACCATACTCAAATTCTTGATTATTTAAATAAAAAATCTGGAATATTAGGTATTTCTGGAGTTAGCTCAGACTTAAGAGAAGTTATAAAATCTGCAAATGATGGAGATAATAGATCTAAAATAGCAATCACAATGCTTTGTGATAGAATAAAA
This window contains:
- a CDS encoding acetate kinase codes for the protein MLIFVLNAGSSSLKYQLIDIKSKELKASGLVERIGIDGILKHEIGENKKLTFETSIPTHKEAIELVLRILTNDETKVINKIEEIKAIGHRVVHGGEHFKESVLVDDDVIRKIEELIPLAPLHNPANILGVKICKELMPKVPNVVTFDTAFHQTMPIENFLYAVPYADYTEHHLRKYGFHGTSHYYVSNEAIKLLNKKDSKIIVCHLGNGSSVCAVRDGKSISTSMGLTPLEGLVMGTRSGDIDAGVIPYLMEKKGLNHTQILDYLNKKSGILGISGVSSDLREVIKSANDGDNRSKIAITMLCDRIKKYLCSYAGLMHGVDAICFTAGIGENSDLIREKVCEGLEFMGIEIDKEKNSKRDKGNREVNTKNSNTKIFIIPTNEEFVIATDTYNLIKK
- a CDS encoding putative nucleotidyltransferase substrate binding domain-containing protein, producing the protein MQEQKKFISTIYPFNNLVSYELDDLTKSLSTVYFKENSLVQAQESNPEFLYFVFDGLIQEINDDEVLNVYSKGEIFDSISLIKNFSKNSFVAIKDSICYSIRRDDFMQILSSNSILENYFFQSISEKLNNNVLDEKNRDLANIMIAKVKDAKIHKAVITDTKKTIFEAATIIKKEKIPTLLLKDENKEMYIVTDSDFRQKVILNRMDFDDLVVKIASKGLIYINEDDFLFNAQLQMAKYGLKRVVVVNDQDKIVGILDQISLSSFFATNTFAVSNQIINAQTLEELKEASLSFIKIIKSLNAKGVKIEFVSKLINQLNKKLLDKLYKLMAPKELIDKSCLVVMGSEGRAEQILRTDQDNALIISDDCTIKEEELREFTHNFTEILVDFGFPRCEGNIMVSNPYWCRNMSSFKELIYKWVNEPSGDNFMNIAIFYDALCVSGNIEMIRELKSYLFKISSNSQSFYTNFAKVINSFDVPLGFFDGFVFNSKEEKNKNELDIKRGGIFIIVQGVRSLSIQNKILNTNTVKRINALKEKNIFDDESAKELIMAFNFLTNLKLKSSLDKLDKGEKIDNYVNPNNLSTMEKDLLKDSFKIVNRLKKKLENHFKLYYV